In Metopolophium dirhodum isolate CAU chromosome 7, ASM1992520v1, whole genome shotgun sequence, one genomic interval encodes:
- the LOC132949164 gene encoding uncharacterized protein LOC132949164: protein MNFTKLLTIVSNRDTGISFLQQHNIIKVSEVCENGHIMSIKGSRWRCQKRSCRKEKGLRINNWLTGSRLPIHTIVHFIYYWAREMSSVTFCKRELNMGQNAVVDWSNYLREVCVWKLENNQNKEIGGPGLFVEIDESLFVRRKNNAGRILPQQWIFGGICRDTKACFIISVPDRSEKTLLPIIQKYIRPGSIILSDCWKAYNNLQQVGFKHNTENHTYNFVDPDTGAHTQHIERLWGSAKWGNKKRRGTNRNFLESYLAEFMWRTRLGEQDAFETILKDISEFWPPL, encoded by the coding sequence ATGAATTTTACTAAATTACTTACAATTGTTTCAAACCGTGATACTGGAATTAGCTTTttacaacaacataatataatcaaagttAGTGAAGTGTGTGAAAATGGCCATATAATGTCCATCAAGGGATCGCGATGGCGATGTCAGAAAAGAAGTTGCCGAAAGGAAAAAGGTTTGAGAATTAATAATTGGCTAACTGGTTCTAGACTACCAATACACACAATTGTCCATTTCATATACTACTGGGCCCGAGAAATGTCTTCAGTAACATTTTGTAAACGTGAACTAAATATGGGACAAAATGCTGTGGTTGATTGGAGTAATTATCTACGTGAGGTATGTGTATGGAAgcttgaaaataatcaaaataaagaaATTGGTGGTCCCGGTCTTTTTGTTGAAATAGATGAAAGTTTATTTGTGCGTAGAAAAAATAATGCTGGGCGTATTCTGCCACAGCAATGGATTTTTGGTGGAATATGTCGGGACACTAAAGCGTGTTTTATAATCAGTGTACCAGATCGATCGGAGAAAACATTGTtacctataatacaaaaatatataagaccAGGCTCAATAATTTTGTCAGATTGTTGGAAAGCTTACAATAATTTGCAGCAAGTGGGATTCAAACATAATACTGAAAACCACACCTACAATTTTGTCGATCCGGACACAGGGGCTCACACCCAACATATTGAGAGGTTGTGGGGTTCTGCTAAATGGGGCAATAAAAAGCGTCGTGGAACTAACAGAAATTTTCTAGAATCATATTTGGCAGAGTTTATGTGGAGAACACGTCTCGGAGAACAAGACGCATTTGAAACTATCCTCAAAGATATTTCCGAATTCTGGCCTCcattataa
- the LOC132948532 gene encoding zinc finger protein 330 homolog: MPKKKTGQRKKAEKMRARQKGIRSAKDNLSLAKHPCNATMECDKCKKKQKNRAFCYFCQNLQRLPQCASCGKIKCLMKSGDCVVKHPGVYTTGMGLVGAICDFCEAWVCHGRKCLTTHACVCPLQDANCAECERGTWDHGGRIFMCSYCSAYLCEDDQFEHQASCQVLDSENYKCQSCNKLGQYSCLKCKVCFCDEHIRCKRFKYCEKDRNYPCPKCSYPTAEVSDLSLSSRNHKYGRQTYEEGDDDDDDSYAYGAGSSGANYGGYTYDEADDSDDDDDDYSSEDDDDDDDDDDDDEDEEGDKDKAKIKK, encoded by the exons ATGCCTAAAAAGAAAACTGGCCAGAGGAAGAAAGCAGAGAAGATGAGGGCCCGGCAAAAAGGAATTAGGTCTGCAAAGGACAATTTGTCTTTGGCTAAACATCCCTGCAATGCAACaatg gaaTGTGATAAATGCAAGAA gaaacaaaaaaatcgggctttttgttatttttgtcaaaatttacaGCGTTTGCCTCAATGTGCTAGCtgtggtaaaataaaatgtcttatgAAGTCAGGAGATTGTGTTGTTAAACACCCTGGTGTTTATACAACAGGAATGGGACTAGTg GGTGCTATTTGTGATTTTTGTGAAGCGTGGGTATGTCATGGTCGGAAATGCCTTACAACTCATGCCTGTGTTTGTCCCTTACAAGATGCAAATTGTGCTGAATGTGAACGTGGAACATGGGATCATGGTGGTCGTATATTCATGTGCTCTTATTGTTCAGCATATCTTTGTGAAGATGATCAATTTGAGCACCAAGCTTCATGTCAAGTTTTGGATtcagaaaattataaat gtCAATCATGCAATAAATTAGGACAGTACAGTTGTTTGAAATGTAAGGTATGTTTCTGCGATGAACACATTAGATGTAAACGTTTCAAGTATTGTGAAAAAGATAGAAATTATCCATGTCCAAAGTGTTCTTATCCAACAGCTGAAGTCAGTGATCTATCATTATCTT CTCGTAATCATAAATATGGCCGACAAACATATGAGGAaggtgatgatgatgatgatgattcaTATGCTTATGGAGCTGGTAGTTCTGGAGCGAACTATGGAGGATATACTTATGATgaag ctgATGatagtgatgatgatgatgatgattactCTTCagaagatgatgatgatgatgatgatgacgatgacgacgatgaAGATGAAGAAGGTGACAAAGACaaagcaaaaattaaaaaataa